One window of Chryseobacterium sp. JJR-5R genomic DNA carries:
- a CDS encoding heme/hemin ABC transporter substrate-binding protein: protein MKKIMLAVSVLAAVYSCKKEQNAKTGTQTEISSETPKSNNKIVTLNGGITEIVAALGHEKEIVGTDVTSTYPGSLKATAKDLGHVRSMTIEPIMAVSPTLILASDKDINPELMGKIKSSGIKTEVFKQEFTVDGTKKLIADVAKAVGNTDYQKLNDKIDADLKQVQPIAKKPKVLFIYARGPMLMVSGKNTPMASLIELAGGENAVSDFEDFKPLTPEAVVKANPDVLFFFTSGLEGAGGNEGALKMPGVSQTNAGKNKKIIAMDGGLVSGFGPRLGEAAVGLNKLLIENTK, encoded by the coding sequence ATGAAAAAAATAATGCTTGCCGTTTCCGTGCTGGCTGCCGTGTATTCTTGTAAAAAAGAACAAAATGCCAAAACCGGGACCCAAACGGAAATCAGCTCAGAAACTCCGAAATCCAACAATAAAATCGTAACGCTTAACGGCGGGATTACGGAAATCGTAGCTGCTTTGGGCCACGAAAAAGAAATCGTAGGAACCGATGTTACCAGCACGTACCCGGGATCCCTGAAAGCAACGGCAAAGGATCTGGGTCATGTCAGGTCAATGACCATTGAGCCGATCATGGCGGTGAGTCCGACCCTGATTTTAGCCTCCGATAAAGACATTAATCCTGAACTGATGGGGAAAATCAAGTCTTCAGGCATCAAAACTGAAGTCTTTAAACAGGAATTTACCGTAGACGGGACTAAAAAGTTAATTGCTGACGTAGCAAAGGCAGTCGGGAATACAGACTATCAGAAGCTTAATGATAAAATCGATGCCGATTTAAAACAGGTTCAGCCGATTGCCAAAAAACCGAAAGTGCTGTTCATCTACGCAAGAGGCCCGATGCTGATGGTATCAGGTAAAAATACGCCGATGGCTTCATTAATTGAACTGGCAGGCGGTGAAAATGCAGTAAGTGATTTTGAAGATTTCAAGCCATTGACCCCTGAAGCGGTCGTAAAAGCCAATCCGGATGTCCTGTTCTTCTTTACCAGCGGGCTTGAAGGAGCCGGCGGAAACGAAGGCGCACTGAAAATGCCGGGTGTTTCACAGACTAATGCCGGTAAGAACAAGAAAATCATTGCCATGGACGGAGGCCTGGTTTCCGGTTTCGGGCCAAGACTGGGAGAAGCTGCTGTAGGATTAAACAAGCTTTTAATTGAAAACACCAAGTAA